One genomic segment of Gemmatimonadaceae bacterium includes these proteins:
- a CDS encoding sugar transferase, which yields MKRTLDIAVALAGLVALLPLLVVLSIAIYLQDYHSPFYIANRVGRGERTFRMVKFRSMVIRADTSGVDSTAGNDPRITSLGRFIRRFKLDEIPQLWNVLRGEMSLVGPRPNVERETALYTPDEKQLLTVRPGITDLASIVFADEGEILEGSDDPDLRYNQVIRPWKSRLGLLYVNAHPSIARDLRVIHLTVLGAMNRASALVAVHAMASGLGATPELLEIVKRERPLPAGPPPGATQIVRSRAAVA from the coding sequence ATGAAGCGTACGCTGGACATCGCGGTTGCGCTCGCTGGACTCGTCGCGCTGCTGCCGCTTCTTGTCGTACTCTCGATCGCAATTTATCTGCAGGATTATCACTCGCCTTTCTACATCGCAAACCGCGTTGGGCGGGGTGAGAGAACGTTCCGGATGGTGAAGTTCCGCTCGATGGTAATTCGCGCCGACACCTCCGGTGTCGACTCGACTGCTGGCAACGATCCGCGCATCACGTCACTGGGCAGATTTATCCGCCGGTTCAAGCTCGACGAGATTCCACAGCTGTGGAATGTGCTGCGCGGCGAAATGTCGCTTGTTGGCCCGCGACCGAACGTCGAGCGCGAGACCGCGCTCTACACCCCCGATGAAAAACAGCTGCTGACTGTACGCCCGGGTATCACCGATCTCGCATCGATAGTATTTGCGGATGAAGGCGAGATACTGGAAGGAAGTGACGACCCCGATCTCAGATACAATCAGGTCATACGTCCGTGGAAATCGCGGCTCGGTCTTTTATACGTGAATGCTCATCCAAGCATCGCGCGTGACCTGAGGGTGATTCACCTGACGGTATTGGGGGCAATGAACCGCGCAAGTGCACTCGTTGCCGTACACGCGATGGCCAGCGGACTCGGCGCGACGCCTGAACTACTCGAAATCGTCAAGCGCGAGCGGCCATTGCCGGCCGGCCCCCCTCCCGGCGCAACGCAAATCGTGCGAAGTCGCGCCGCTGTCGCCTAG
- a CDS encoding transketolase C-terminal domain-containing protein — MKQAPVTTGYGAAIRDGFEYLLASHPSVFTIGQGLWSPWYVGNSMTDLDSQFGRERVIDTPVSELGCTGAALGAALCGYRPIVIHPRVDFMLLAVDQIVTQAAKWRSMFGGQVSAPITIRAIINRGGEQGAQHSQSLQSWFAHIPGLRVVMPSTPTDARDLLIASVLSDDPVLYLDDRWLYGLEEELPPIEERNLASEGPRLTRSGQDLTLVGCSYSAHLCREAAARLSANGIECDVIDIRVLNPLDATLMIKSVRKTGRVLAVDGDWRSCGMAAEVIASIVEAVDPRLMRASPRRVTLPDAPAPTSNPLERSYYPTVDYIVQRGLALVGAQQETFE; from the coding sequence TTGAAGCAGGCGCCAGTGACCACCGGGTACGGCGCCGCCATTCGTGATGGCTTCGAGTATCTGCTGGCGAGTCATCCTTCGGTATTTACAATTGGCCAGGGATTGTGGAGCCCGTGGTACGTCGGCAACTCGATGACCGACCTCGATAGCCAGTTTGGGCGCGAGCGCGTGATCGACACGCCGGTGTCCGAGCTTGGATGCACCGGAGCTGCACTGGGCGCCGCTCTCTGCGGATACCGCCCAATCGTCATTCATCCGCGGGTCGACTTCATGCTGCTCGCGGTCGATCAGATCGTCACTCAGGCCGCAAAGTGGCGATCGATGTTTGGCGGACAGGTGTCCGCTCCAATTACTATCCGGGCGATCATAAACCGCGGGGGCGAACAGGGCGCTCAGCATTCACAGTCACTGCAATCCTGGTTCGCTCACATCCCCGGTTTACGAGTGGTGATGCCGTCGACACCGACGGACGCACGCGACCTTCTTATCGCGAGTGTCCTGTCCGATGATCCAGTGCTGTACCTCGATGACAGATGGCTCTACGGACTTGAAGAAGAGCTCCCTCCGATTGAAGAGCGGAACCTTGCGAGCGAGGGCCCGCGCCTCACCCGGTCGGGGCAGGATTTGACGCTCGTGGGTTGCAGCTACAGCGCGCACCTGTGCCGCGAGGCCGCGGCGCGGCTTAGCGCAAATGGAATCGAATGCGATGTCATCGATATCAGAGTGCTCAACCCGCTCGATGCAACTCTGATGATCAAGTCAGTGAGGAAAACGGGGCGTGTGCTGGCGGTGGACGGTGACTGGCGAAGCTGTGGCATGGCTGCTGAGGTTATCGCGTCAATCGTCGAAGCCGTCGATCCCCGACTCATGCGCGCATCGCCGCGGAGAGTGACTCTCCCTGACGCACCTGCGCCAACGAGTAATCCGCTCGAGCGCAGCTACTATCCCACCGTCGATTACATCGTCCAGCGCGGACTCGCGCTCGTCGGAGCACAGCAAGAAACGTTCGAATGA
- a CDS encoding thiamine pyrophosphate-dependent dehydrogenase E1 component subunit alpha codes for MILIRVVEEKIGDMVSQGVVKCPCHLAIGQEAPAVGVAGFVRQGDRVFGAHRSHGHYLALGGSPHGLLAEVQGKDTGVSRGMGGSMHLIDIPNGLFGTVPIVGATIPIAVGAGLAAKMDGRGEMAVSFFGDGATEEGAFHESMNLAAVLKAPVLFVCENNFFSSHLHINLRQPDSSVCRYAEAHRVAWARADGNDLVAVRAVTKEAVDAIRAGEGPRFLELVTYRWRGHVGHREDEDVGVKRKDDLTRWKLRDPISRLAVALDKLGTLNRQQLKSYWTDAHAVVEEAWATATHDGYPPAKALLTRVYSGTMAQKR; via the coding sequence ATGATACTGATCCGGGTTGTAGAGGAAAAAATTGGCGATATGGTCTCGCAAGGCGTCGTGAAATGCCCCTGTCACCTTGCCATCGGGCAGGAGGCGCCGGCCGTTGGCGTAGCGGGATTTGTCAGGCAGGGCGACCGAGTATTCGGGGCCCACCGCTCGCACGGGCACTATCTCGCTCTCGGGGGCTCACCGCACGGACTGCTTGCGGAAGTTCAGGGCAAGGACACAGGGGTGTCGCGCGGAATGGGTGGATCCATGCACCTCATCGATATCCCGAACGGCTTGTTCGGCACCGTGCCAATTGTCGGGGCCACCATTCCGATCGCCGTTGGTGCCGGCCTCGCCGCAAAGATGGACGGTCGGGGAGAAATGGCAGTCTCTTTCTTCGGAGACGGGGCGACCGAGGAAGGTGCGTTCCACGAGTCGATGAATCTGGCGGCGGTACTGAAGGCCCCGGTGCTTTTCGTCTGCGAAAACAATTTTTTCTCCAGCCATCTGCACATCAATCTGCGTCAGCCGGACTCCTCGGTTTGCCGTTACGCGGAGGCGCATCGGGTGGCATGGGCCCGCGCCGACGGCAACGATCTGGTGGCGGTACGCGCAGTTACAAAGGAAGCGGTGGATGCAATTCGTGCCGGCGAGGGACCACGCTTCCTCGAGCTCGTTACATATCGGTGGCGCGGGCACGTTGGTCACCGTGAGGACGAGGATGTCGGAGTAAAGCGAAAGGATGACCTCACGCGCTGGAAGCTGCGTGACCCCATCAGCCGGCTGGCAGTTGCGCTGGACAAGCTCGGCACGCTCAACCGCCAGCAGCTGAAAAGCTACTGGACCGACGCACACGCGGTCGTCGAAGAAGCGTGGGCAACCGCGACTCACGACGGTTACCCGCCCGCGAAGGCGTTGCTGACTCGCGTCTACAGCGGCACCATGGCCCAGAAGCGTTGA
- a CDS encoding DegT/DnrJ/EryC1/StrS family aminotransferase has product MTAPSSTSMSIPFFRYPHLFAQQRDEILAVMTAVMDRGAFILQSDLVEFETALAGFTGTKYGLGVANGTDALIIALRAAGIGSGDEVIVPSHTYVASAASIHFAGATPVLVECGADHMIDPASAAAAVTSRTRAIMPVQLNGRTCDMAAIQTIASRHQLLIIEDAAQALGSKFKGRNAGSFGAAAEFSFYPAKILGCFGDGGGLTTNDPEMARMMGLLRDHGRDDSGTVVTWGLNSRLDNLHAAVLNVKFRQMHSEIDRRRQIARLYREGLGMIDDLVLPAGPDNDPDHFDVYQNYEVESGRRDELRAQLEKDGVRTIIQWAGKPVHQFEGLGFKNVRLPFTDLLFTRCFLLPMNTSLTDDEVEYICDRVRSFYLS; this is encoded by the coding sequence ATGACAGCCCCCTCGTCCACCTCGATGTCGATTCCCTTTTTCCGGTATCCTCATCTTTTCGCTCAGCAGCGAGATGAGATACTTGCTGTCATGACGGCCGTCATGGACAGGGGCGCGTTCATACTTCAGAGCGATCTCGTCGAGTTCGAGACTGCGCTGGCAGGCTTTACGGGGACGAAGTACGGGCTTGGTGTCGCCAACGGGACCGATGCGCTGATCATCGCGCTGAGAGCAGCGGGAATCGGTTCTGGCGACGAAGTCATAGTGCCATCACACACCTATGTCGCATCAGCGGCTTCCATTCACTTTGCCGGGGCCACGCCTGTCCTCGTGGAATGTGGAGCCGACCATATGATCGACCCCGCATCGGCAGCGGCAGCAGTGACTTCGCGTACACGTGCGATCATGCCCGTCCAGCTGAACGGCCGCACCTGCGACATGGCTGCGATCCAGACGATTGCCAGCCGGCACCAGCTCCTTATCATCGAAGACGCAGCTCAGGCGCTCGGGTCGAAGTTCAAAGGTCGCAACGCCGGAAGTTTCGGCGCCGCCGCCGAATTCAGTTTTTATCCGGCAAAAATCCTGGGCTGTTTTGGTGATGGCGGGGGGTTGACGACGAACGATCCGGAGATGGCGAGAATGATGGGATTGCTGCGTGACCACGGCCGCGACGACAGCGGGACAGTTGTCACGTGGGGATTGAATTCACGGCTGGACAACCTCCACGCGGCGGTTCTCAACGTGAAGTTCCGGCAAATGCACAGCGAGATCGACCGCCGCCGCCAAATCGCGCGACTCTACCGCGAGGGCCTTGGCATGATTGACGATCTCGTCCTGCCTGCCGGCCCGGATAACGATCCGGATCATTTCGACGTCTACCAGAACTACGAGGTCGAGTCTGGACGTCGTGACGAGCTCCGCGCTCAGCTCGAAAAGGATGGGGTTCGGACGATAATCCAGTGGGCAGGCAAACCCGTGCATCAGTTCGAGGGGCTCGGCTTCAAGAACGTTCGACTGCCGTTCACGGACCTGCTCTTTACGCGATGCTTCCTCCTGCCGATGAATACGTCCCTTACGGATGATGAAGTGGAATACATCTGCGACCGCGTCAGGAGCTTCTATCTCAGTTAG
- a CDS encoding class I SAM-dependent methyltransferase, which yields MRADPGAASHLIGPAITDVAGEPAGSTQIARLVARYHWTAGYCNNRVVLEVACGTGQGLGLLQSRARKVYGCDLSAENLSSARQTHGTEVALIRTDAERLPVADESLDVVVLLETIYFLPSPSEFLKEARRVLVPGGHLLVSSINKDCPDFNPNHPLYFERYGVIDLVREFRKHGFTPECFGIIPMNEPSIRTKAFRPFKRLAVRLNMIPESMQARRVLKRIVFGRLQPMPTDIALIPGPDVAPVQLEINRPDAVHQVILCAGRLG from the coding sequence ATGCGCGCTGATCCTGGCGCGGCTTCTCATCTCATCGGGCCGGCGATAACGGACGTCGCCGGTGAGCCCGCTGGTTCTACCCAGATCGCGCGGCTCGTTGCGCGGTATCACTGGACAGCTGGTTATTGCAACAATCGCGTCGTGCTCGAAGTGGCATGTGGCACCGGCCAGGGATTGGGCCTGCTGCAATCGCGCGCGCGCAAGGTTTATGGATGCGACCTCAGCGCGGAAAACCTGAGCAGCGCCCGTCAAACGCACGGCACCGAGGTCGCTCTGATTCGAACGGACGCGGAGCGCCTGCCAGTGGCGGACGAATCGCTCGACGTGGTCGTGCTCCTCGAGACGATCTACTTCCTTCCGTCACCGTCCGAGTTTCTGAAGGAAGCGCGCCGCGTGCTAGTGCCTGGCGGGCACCTTCTCGTGTCGTCCATCAACAAGGACTGTCCGGATTTCAACCCCAACCATCCGCTGTATTTCGAGCGATACGGGGTAATCGATCTCGTGCGGGAGTTCCGTAAGCACGGCTTCACCCCGGAATGTTTTGGGATCATTCCCATGAATGAGCCGTCGATAAGAACCAAGGCGTTTCGGCCTTTCAAGCGGCTTGCGGTGCGTCTCAACATGATTCCGGAAAGCATGCAGGCCCGGCGCGTCCTTAAGCGGATCGTCTTTGGCCGTCTCCAACCAATGCCGACGGACATTGCATTGATTCCGGGCCCGGATGTCGCACCGGTGCAACTCGAGATCAATCGCCCCGACGCCGTGCACCAGGTGATACTCTGTGCTGGCCGGCTGGGGTAG
- a CDS encoding glycosyltransferase family 4 protein, producing the protein MKVWLVHVGEPLPIDALNERQLRMSLFATTLAQLGHDVVWWSSTFDHTHKRQRFMKDTIVPVGNRLTLQLMHARPYMSNISLSRLVNHRQLAQAFVRISGQVDPGARPDVIFASMPTLELSAAATKYGRRLGIPVVVDVRDLHPDIYQSLVPGVVRPLARLALAPLYRDLRTSVRLATGLIAIAPSFLAWALRHAGRPVSATDAVFPLAYPDLVTSDHELREAANRLKAAGVRSDRKIVWYVGTFNRWIDLETPIRAARILAEQGRSDIQFVLSGSGGFDSDWRALAASLPNVVFTGWIDIPGIAHMRSIAWAGLAPYRPGFNTVGNKLFEYMAGGLPVLLSIGGDAKELIEKHDCGIAYAGADPDSLVDAVNQLGSEGVQRRMSANSLEAYRSHFSADKVYADMADFVLSFTKNQVANAR; encoded by the coding sequence GTGAAGGTGTGGCTGGTTCACGTTGGCGAGCCGCTTCCCATCGACGCGCTCAATGAACGCCAACTCCGAATGAGCCTCTTCGCAACGACGCTCGCCCAGCTCGGGCACGATGTCGTGTGGTGGTCGTCGACATTCGATCATACTCACAAACGCCAGCGATTCATGAAGGACACGATTGTTCCTGTGGGCAATCGGCTGACCCTTCAATTGATGCATGCCAGACCCTACATGTCCAACATCTCCCTCAGCCGACTGGTGAATCATCGTCAGCTGGCTCAGGCGTTCGTGCGCATCTCTGGCCAGGTGGATCCCGGAGCGAGGCCGGATGTGATTTTTGCCAGCATGCCGACGCTGGAGCTTTCTGCAGCGGCCACAAAATACGGCCGCAGGCTCGGAATTCCGGTGGTCGTCGATGTGCGAGATCTACACCCCGATATCTATCAATCGCTCGTGCCAGGCGTCGTCAGGCCGCTCGCCAGGCTTGCGCTGGCCCCGTTGTACCGGGATCTGAGAACGTCGGTGCGTCTTGCGACAGGACTGATTGCGATCGCGCCCTCGTTTCTTGCATGGGCACTTCGCCACGCTGGCCGGCCCGTCAGCGCAACGGATGCTGTATTCCCGCTAGCCTATCCGGATCTCGTGACATCGGACCATGAACTCCGTGAAGCTGCCAATCGGCTCAAAGCGGCCGGGGTTCGATCCGACCGGAAGATTGTGTGGTACGTCGGGACGTTCAATCGCTGGATTGATCTGGAGACCCCCATCCGCGCTGCACGCATTCTGGCGGAACAGGGCCGCTCCGACATTCAGTTCGTGCTCAGCGGTTCCGGAGGATTCGACTCCGACTGGCGAGCCCTTGCCGCGTCACTGCCCAATGTCGTGTTCACCGGCTGGATCGACATCCCCGGTATCGCTCACATGCGGAGCATTGCGTGGGCTGGTCTCGCCCCGTACAGGCCCGGATTCAACACCGTTGGCAACAAGCTGTTCGAGTACATGGCTGGCGGTCTTCCCGTTCTGCTCAGCATTGGCGGCGATGCCAAAGAGCTCATCGAGAAGCACGACTGCGGCATCGCCTACGCCGGTGCCGACCCTGACAGTCTTGTGGATGCAGTCAACCAGCTGGGGAGTGAGGGGGTGCAGCGTCGTATGTCGGCGAACAGCCTCGAGGCATACCGGAGTCATTTTTCAGCCGACAAGGTCTACGCCGATATGGCAGACTTCGTCCTGAGCTTCACAAAAAATCAGGTCGCCAATGCGCGCTGA
- a CDS encoding DegT/DnrJ/EryC1/StrS family aminotransferase has translation MTNVARLSQAPESSISDLNRLTYFRGRVALAAILRGLGVKRGDEVIIQAFTCIAVPEAILSLGAIPCYADVAAGSPNMDPDDLRRKIGTRTRAIVIQHTFGLPADVSRLVAVASAMDIPIVEDCAHTIASRVDGRRVGSFGAAAFYSYEASKPVFIGIGGSAVSNDAALSGVLMRDYERRYVQPSRLVQLQLDAMRLAHRVTYRPSTYWTVRAVFRAVVATGMIRGNYNKVAAVAAPGGSESAAGHVTGSPDFTLRMGNRQSVLLRSELADIDRQSAHRRWVAEQYRARITAEDVAHLPLPSGAEPVFGRYPLLADDRPELLARARNAKVELADFYSTPVHPLKGDALRDVAYEPGSCPRAEWIADRIVSLPTGMQVNDGQVRRAVNCLNAYSMESSA, from the coding sequence ATGACCAATGTCGCCCGCCTGTCGCAGGCTCCTGAAAGCAGCATTTCCGATCTCAACCGCCTGACCTACTTCCGTGGCCGTGTGGCACTCGCAGCTATTCTGCGAGGGCTTGGCGTCAAGCGGGGCGACGAGGTCATCATTCAAGCGTTCACCTGCATCGCCGTCCCGGAGGCGATACTGAGCCTGGGTGCGATTCCATGCTATGCGGATGTTGCGGCCGGGTCTCCGAACATGGATCCTGACGATCTGCGTCGAAAAATCGGGACGCGGACTCGCGCGATTGTCATCCAGCACACGTTCGGCCTGCCAGCGGACGTCTCGAGACTTGTTGCCGTCGCCAGCGCGATGGATATCCCGATCGTTGAGGATTGTGCGCACACGATAGCCTCGCGCGTCGACGGGCGTCGGGTGGGATCATTCGGAGCCGCAGCCTTTTATTCCTACGAGGCATCCAAGCCCGTTTTCATCGGCATCGGGGGTAGCGCCGTCAGTAATGATGCGGCGCTCTCAGGGGTGCTGATGCGCGACTACGAGCGGCGATATGTTCAGCCTTCCAGGCTTGTGCAGCTGCAGCTCGACGCCATGCGCCTTGCTCACCGCGTAACATACCGGCCGTCGACGTACTGGACTGTACGCGCGGTTTTCCGCGCCGTCGTGGCCACTGGCATGATCCGGGGGAATTACAACAAGGTTGCGGCCGTCGCCGCGCCTGGCGGATCCGAGTCGGCCGCGGGCCACGTTACGGGATCGCCGGATTTCACTCTGCGCATGGGCAATCGACAGTCGGTGTTGCTGCGCAGCGAGCTGGCGGACATTGACAGGCAGAGCGCACACCGCCGTTGGGTCGCAGAGCAGTACCGCGCGCGAATTACTGCGGAAGACGTGGCCCACCTGCCGCTTCCCTCGGGAGCCGAACCGGTGTTCGGCCGCTATCCGCTGCTTGCCGACGATCGTCCGGAGCTGCTGGCACGCGCGCGCAACGCGAAAGTGGAGCTTGCCGATTTCTATTCGACGCCGGTGCATCCCCTCAAAGGCGACGCACTGCGTGACGTCGCTTACGAGCCAGGGTCATGCCCGCGGGCGGAATGGATCGCTGACCGCATTGTATCGCTGCCAACGGGTATGCAGGTCAACGACGGGCAGGTGCGACGCGCCGTAAACTGCCTCAATGCCTATTCGATGGAGTCAAGCGCGTGA
- a CDS encoding O-antigen polymerase → MSGPTTAALVLSTGLIGWAILMRLAVGTWLQPAAFFPLWWCFAGIAPLILAPNEPVGPNAIVWLMAASVAVSLGGIAGNGGLRTRMLVRYQPATDRELRMFGAVLVVSIVFGTISNIVYLTGSGIPLTEVLNLERLVVVSNQLYVARYAETGAPSPPAISQALLPFVYLAPAVGGTLFILRNERLWKTLCLFSFVPAIIVTILQTTKAAVLFSLSLWLAGYFSARLRFGRLSVFTWPHLLVAAALTSVVTAFFFAIGLARMASTDVALLNIVLVKLVTAAFGHMTVFSQWLAEYTSQPLDPSFGKVTFAGPLEMLGYQQRIPGIFSNAIDLIVGESSNIYTAFRPLIQDFSIPGALLVLALVGFVGGTGFRLVAAGNWSAVPLLIGTYLTVLWSPITWFWIYNSLTATVLAIGLLGWFIRAWRGSRQNALSPGI, encoded by the coding sequence TTGAGCGGTCCGACGACTGCGGCGCTCGTTCTTTCCACCGGTCTCATTGGCTGGGCCATCCTGATGCGGCTTGCGGTGGGCACGTGGCTGCAGCCTGCGGCTTTCTTTCCCCTGTGGTGGTGCTTCGCCGGCATTGCTCCGCTGATACTTGCGCCAAATGAACCGGTGGGCCCCAACGCAATCGTCTGGCTGATGGCGGCCAGCGTCGCCGTTAGCCTGGGCGGTATTGCCGGAAACGGTGGTCTTCGTACCCGCATGCTCGTGCGATACCAGCCAGCGACGGACCGCGAGCTCCGGATGTTTGGAGCGGTCCTCGTTGTATCGATCGTATTTGGCACAATATCGAACATCGTGTATCTCACCGGCTCTGGCATCCCGCTGACGGAGGTATTGAACCTAGAGCGGCTCGTTGTCGTGTCGAATCAGCTGTACGTTGCACGCTACGCCGAAACGGGAGCACCATCACCGCCCGCGATAAGCCAGGCGCTGCTCCCGTTCGTCTATCTGGCACCGGCCGTTGGCGGAACGCTCTTCATCCTGCGAAACGAGCGCTTATGGAAGACACTTTGCCTTTTTTCGTTCGTACCGGCCATCATCGTCACCATCCTACAGACCACCAAGGCGGCCGTTCTCTTCAGTCTGTCGCTGTGGCTTGCAGGGTATTTCTCCGCACGGCTTCGCTTCGGCCGGTTGTCCGTTTTTACATGGCCTCACCTTCTTGTCGCAGCCGCCCTCACGTCAGTCGTTACAGCGTTCTTTTTTGCGATAGGCCTGGCGCGAATGGCATCGACCGACGTTGCCCTGCTCAACATCGTGCTCGTGAAGCTGGTCACGGCGGCCTTCGGGCACATGACGGTGTTTTCGCAGTGGCTGGCCGAGTACACGTCACAGCCCCTTGACCCCAGCTTCGGGAAAGTGACATTTGCCGGGCCCCTGGAGATGCTGGGATATCAACAGCGCATTCCGGGAATTTTTTCGAATGCCATCGATCTTATCGTGGGGGAATCGAGCAACATCTACACTGCGTTCAGGCCGCTGATTCAGGACTTCAGCATCCCCGGGGCGCTGCTCGTTCTGGCGCTGGTCGGCTTTGTTGGAGGAACGGGCTTCCGCCTTGTGGCCGCCGGAAACTGGAGCGCGGTGCCGTTGTTGATCGGGACCTACCTTACCGTCTTGTGGTCTCCAATCACCTGGTTCTGGATATACAACAGCTTGACTGCTACTGTGCTTGCAATCGGCTTGCTTGGCTGGTTCATCAGAGCCTGGCGAGGCAGCCGGCAAAACGCATTGTCCCCAGGGATATAA
- the rfbB gene encoding dTDP-glucose 4,6-dehydratase, giving the protein MTPPAVHVPRSILITGGAGFIGANFVEHVLATDAEARVTTLDALTYAGSLDNLDEVIANPRHDFVRGDITDASMVRSIVADRRIDTIVHFAAESHVDRSISGPAAFIGTNIVGTFTLLEAARSEWTGHSRARPVRFHHVSTDEVFGSLNETDPPFVESTPYAPNSPYSASKAGSDHLVRAYHHTYGLPCVVTNCSNNYGPYQHPEKFIPTVIRSAVAGLPIPIYGAGLNVRDWLHVSDHCRAIDTVVRRGRVGQTYLVGGRSEHRNIDIARQICGILDELKPRSSGTYDELLTTVTDRAGHDFRYAIDCGLIESELGWRAEETFESGINKTVRWYLANPRHLERPL; this is encoded by the coding sequence GTGACACCACCGGCAGTGCATGTGCCCCGCTCAATTCTCATCACCGGCGGCGCCGGATTCATCGGCGCCAACTTCGTTGAACATGTGCTTGCAACCGATGCGGAAGCACGCGTCACGACGCTCGATGCATTGACGTATGCAGGGTCACTCGACAACCTCGATGAGGTCATCGCCAATCCCAGGCACGATTTTGTCCGGGGTGATATCACTGACGCGTCGATGGTACGATCGATTGTCGCGGACCGTCGAATCGACACAATCGTGCACTTCGCTGCCGAATCCCACGTTGACAGATCGATCTCCGGGCCGGCCGCGTTCATCGGCACCAATATCGTGGGCACGTTCACACTGCTCGAAGCAGCGCGAAGCGAGTGGACGGGTCATTCACGTGCGAGACCCGTCCGCTTCCATCATGTATCGACCGACGAGGTTTTCGGAAGCCTGAACGAAACCGACCCGCCCTTCGTCGAGTCAACTCCCTACGCACCCAACTCGCCTTATTCGGCGAGCAAGGCAGGCTCGGACCATCTCGTCCGGGCGTACCATCATACGTATGGGCTCCCATGCGTCGTGACAAATTGTTCGAACAACTACGGGCCCTACCAGCATCCTGAGAAATTCATTCCAACGGTCATCCGATCGGCGGTCGCCGGCCTGCCGATCCCCATTTACGGCGCGGGCCTCAATGTTCGTGACTGGCTCCATGTTTCAGATCATTGCCGCGCAATCGACACCGTCGTTCGCCGCGGCAGAGTCGGTCAGACTTACCTCGTGGGCGGCAGAAGCGAGCACAGGAATATCGATATCGCGCGCCAGATATGCGGCATACTGGACGAGCTGAAACCACGCAGCAGCGGCACGTACGACGAGTTGCTGACCACGGTCACGGACCGGGCCGGACACGACTTCCGGTACGCCATCGATTGCGGATTGATCGAATCAGAGCTGGGGTGGCGTGCGGAGGAGACGTTCGAGAGCGGAATCAATAAGACAGTGCGGTGGTATCTTGCGAACCCACGCCACCTGGAGCGGCCGCTTTGA
- the rfbD gene encoding dTDP-4-dehydrorhamnose reductase encodes MKRLLIVGAGGMTGTALTRHALAADWDVTALTRDNLDIGDAVQVAESTRRARPDVVINAAGYTAVDAAENARDAAMRVNRDGAANLAQSAAEAGAAIVHISSDYVFDGESATPYAPDAEPHPVSAYGESKLAGEQAVRMHNQRHTIVRTSWVYSHTGDNFLRTMLRLAADGKEIRVVDDQHGSPTCASDLAVALLRVASLVANNADVGGTYHFTNSGSTTWCGFARAIFEERRNSAIIVRPIATREYPTAARRPRYSVLDTSAFTSAFGRQPRPWRDALRSTLELL; translated from the coding sequence GTGAAGCGCTTGCTCATCGTCGGAGCTGGCGGCATGACGGGAACCGCGCTGACACGTCACGCACTCGCTGCGGACTGGGATGTTACGGCGCTGACGAGGGATAATCTGGATATCGGCGATGCGGTGCAGGTTGCCGAATCAACGCGACGAGCCCGGCCTGATGTTGTCATCAACGCTGCCGGGTACACGGCTGTCGACGCTGCAGAAAACGCGAGGGATGCCGCAATGCGCGTTAACCGCGATGGGGCCGCAAACCTGGCACAGTCGGCCGCGGAAGCCGGTGCCGCCATCGTGCACATCTCCAGTGATTACGTTTTCGACGGCGAGAGCGCGACTCCATACGCTCCCGACGCTGAGCCCCACCCGGTCTCCGCATATGGCGAATCAAAGCTCGCGGGTGAACAGGCAGTGCGGATGCACAATCAGCGTCACACTATCGTCCGCACCTCGTGGGTCTACAGCCACACGGGAGACAATTTTCTGCGGACGATGCTGCGACTTGCCGCCGATGGCAAAGAGATACGAGTAGTCGACGACCAGCATGGCAGTCCAACGTGTGCTTCGGATCTTGCCGTGGCTCTCCTGCGCGTTGCTTCCCTTGTTGCCAACAATGCCGACGTAGGGGGCACGTACCATTTTACAAACTCGGGTTCGACTACTTGGTGCGGGTTCGCCAGGGCAATCTTCGAGGAACGGCGGAACTCCGCCATCATCGTGCGTCCGATCGCTACGCGCGAGTACCCTACGGCGGCCCGACGGCCGCGCTATTCAGTCCTGGACACGAGCGCGTTTACATCGGCCTTCGGCAGACAACCCCGGCCATGGCGAGACGCGCTGAGATCCACCCTGGAGCTTTTGTGA